The following are encoded in a window of Apteryx mantelli isolate bAptMan1 chromosome 17, bAptMan1.hap1, whole genome shotgun sequence genomic DNA:
- the LOC106491051 gene encoding testis-specific serine/threonine-protein kinase 1 → MDDNTALEKRGYNLGVTLGEGSYGKVKAAYSDRLESNVAIKIIDKRRTPRDFLEKFLPREIAALKRMNHPSIVKTYEIFETKAGKVYIMMELGVRGDLLDYIKSTGAMKEDIARGKFQQLASAIKYCHDMDLAHRDLKCENILLDKDLNIKLSDFGFSKPLTRDENGKITLSKTFCGSTIYAAPEVLQGIPCNPKICDIWSLGVILYIMVCALMPFDDSNIRKMVWIQKQHRIHFPKSRHLTAACKDLIYRMLQPDVSQRLNIDEVLSHPWLRILEPQIPFYLQAAEEGECSQNLHEEKPEHKQQTGPSCMDGHPEKEDSSALETVLGIVNAVSIKPTEEADEASTLIDVTGRAAIEEFDH, encoded by the coding sequence ATGGATGATAATACGGCGCTTGAAAAGAGAGGCTATAACCTGGGTGTCACTCTGGGGGAAGGCTCTTACGGCAAAGTGAAAGCAGCCTACTCTGACAGACTGGAAAGCAACGTGGCAATAAAGATTATCGACAAGAGGAGAACTCCTCGGGATTTCCTGGAAAAATTTCTCCCCAGGGAAATAGCCGCTTTGAAACGTATGAACCACCCCTCAATAGTCAAAACCTACGAGATATTCGAGACAAAGGCTGGCAAAGTGTACATCATGATGGAGCTGGGGGTAAGGGGAGATCTTCTGGACTACATCAAGAGCACTGGAGCAATGAAAGAGGACATCGCTCGAGGAAAGTTTCAGCAGTTGGCTTCCGCCATCAAGTATTGCCATGACATGGATCTTGCTCACAGGGACCTGAAATGTGAGAACATTCTTCTCGATAAAGACCTCAACATCAAGCTGTCAGACTTTGGCTTTTCCAAACCCTTAACTCGGGATGAAAACGGGAAAATTACTCTCAGTAAAACCTTCTGTGGATCTACCATATATGCAGCCCCTGAAGTGCTACAGGGCATTCCTTGTAACCCCAAGATTTGTGACATATGGAGCTTGGGGGTCATCCTATATATAATGGTCTGTGCATTAATGCCATTTGATGATTCTAACATCAGAAAAATGGTCTGGATTCAGAAACAACACAGGATTCACTTCCCCAAGTCCAGACACCTGACTGCAGCATGCAAGGATCTCATTTACCGCATGCTCCAGCCAGATGTGTCTCAGAGGTTGAACATAGATGAAGTTTTAAGCCACCCATGGTTGCGGATTCTAGAACCCCAAATCCCTTTCTATCTGCAAGCTGCAGAAGAGGGCGAGTGTTCCCAGAATCTGCATGAGGAAAAGCCAGAGCACAAGCAGCAAACGGGCCCATCTTGTATGGATGGCCACCCAGAGAAGGAGGATTCTTCTGCCCTGGAGACAGTCCTGGGAATTGTAAATGCTGTCAGCATTAAGCCCACTGAAGAGGCAGATGAAGCGAGTACTTTGATAGATGTCACAGGAAGAGCAGCTATTGAAGAATTTGACCATTAA